One window of Triticum dicoccoides isolate Atlit2015 ecotype Zavitan chromosome 5A, WEW_v2.0, whole genome shotgun sequence genomic DNA carries:
- the LOC119298430 gene encoding transcription factor WER-like: MAMDAMSSAVLQGAWRKGPWTALEDRLLTEYVQQQGEGSWNSVAKLTGLRRSGKSCRLRWVNYLRPDLKRGKITADEETVILQLHAMLGNRWSAIARCLPGRTDNEIKNYWRTHFKKARPSRRARAQLLHQYQLQQQQQHRQYLHALHLLQQQQQEMQMQLQENHHHQQQQQVMMMQQQSPPEEDQAVITTGDNMNSMETAGCYCPCPAASAVLDLPLPADDEDALWDSLWRLVDGEDGSSGGDSGEY; encoded by the exons ATGGCCATGGACGCGATGAGCAGCGCGGTGCTGCAGGGGGCGTGGAGGAAGGGGCCATGGACGGCGCTGGAGGACCGGCTGCTGACGGAGTACGTGCAGCAGCAGGGCGAGGGCAGCTGGAACTCCGTCGCCAAGCTCACCGGGCTGCGGCGGAGCGGCAAGAGCTGCCGGCTCCGGTGGGTGAACTACCTCCGGCCGGACCTGAAGCGGGGCAAGATCACCGCCGACGAGGAGACCGTCATCCTCCAGCTCCACGCCATGCTCGGCAACAG GTGGTCGGCGATCGCGCGGTGCCTGCCGGGGAGGACGGACAACGAGATCAAGAACTACTGGCGGACGCACTTCAAGAAGGCGCGGCCgtccaggcgggccagggcgcagctgctgcaccagtaccagctccagcagcagcagcagcaccgccAGTACCTCCACGCGCTGCAcctcctccagcagcagcagcaggagatgCAGATGCAGCTACAGGAgaaccaccaccaccagcagcagcagcaggtgatGATGATGCAGCAGCAGAGCCCGCCGGAGGAGGACCAGGCCGTGATCACCACCGGCGACAACATGAACAGCATGGAGACTGCAGGGTGCTACTGCCCGTGCCCGGCTGCGTCGGCGGTGCTCGACCTCCCGCTCCCGGCCGACGACGAGGACGCGCTGTGGGACAGCCTCTGGCGGCTCGTCGACGGGGAGGACGGCTCCAGCGGAGGTGACTCAGGCGAGTACTAG
- the LOC119304110 gene encoding E3 ubiquitin-protein ligase WAV3-like encodes MADAWGRAKRALATKLCIRVPDRQRAIEDAPPPPPGRDAHHPPSAAAPGPATGEEERARSPSVSSRRLSSSGSRGSKRVCAICLGSMRTGHGQALFTAECSHKFHFHCITSNVRHGNHICPICRADWKELPFQGPQLADATHGRARVSPVNWPQDDGHMAVIRRLSNSYSGNLLEQFPVFRTPEADIFNDDEPIDIQSETVEENNAVTGLVEIKTYSEVQAIQQSVTQKVFSILIHLKAPKSLESVSSRAPLDLVTVLDVSGSMKGAKLALLKKAMGFVIQTLGPNDRLSVIAFSSTARRLFPLRQMNVNGRMQAMQAVNSLVDGGGTNISDGLKKGAKVIEHRRLKNSVCSIILLSDGQDTYSVPTFDDGVQTNHSMLVPPSILPGTGNHVQIHTFGFGADHDSAAMHAIAETSSGTFSFIDAEGSIQNGFAQCIGGLLSVVVKEMRLGVECVDEGVVLTSIKSGGYASEVAMDGRNGSVDIGDLYADEERGFLITLHVPAAQGQQTVLIKPSCTYQDAVTTESIQVQGEEVSVERPAYSVDCKMSPEVEREWHRVQAMEDMSAARAAADGGDFSQAVSILEGRTRILESQAAQSSDSQCLALITELREMQERVESRRRYDESGRAFMLAGLSSHSWQRATARGDSTELNTQIHTYQTPSMVDMLHRSQTLVPAVVEMLNRSPTVAPSRGSGRSVRSTKSFSERLA; translated from the exons ATGGCGGACGCCTGGGGCCGGGCCAAGCGCGCGCTCGCCACCAAGCTCTGCATCCGCGTGCCGGACCGCCAGAGGGCCATCGaggacgccccgccgccgccgccgggacgCGACGCGCATCATCCACCGTCGGCCGCGGCGCCGGGCCCTGCgacgggggaggaggagagggccaggTCGCCGTCCGTGTCCTCGCGGCGGCTCTCCAGCTCCGGCAGCCGGGGCTCCAAG AGGGTATGCGCCATCTGCCTTGGCAGTATGAGGACAGGGCACGGACAGGCCCTGTTTACTGCTGAATGCTCCCATAAGTTCCATTTCCATTGCATCACTTCAAATGTTAGGCATGGCaaccatatctgcccaatatgccGTGCCGACTGGAAAGAACTGCCCTTCCAGGGACCTCAACTTGCAGATGCCACTCATGGGAGAGCTAGAGTAAGCCCGGTAAATTGGCCCCAAGACGACGGACACATGGCTGTTATCCGCAGGCTTTCCAACTCATACAGTGGAAATCTGCTGGAGCAATTTCCTGTCTTCCGTACTCCTGAGGCAGACATTTTCAATGACGATGAGCCAATAGATATTCAGTCTGaaactgtggaggagaacaatgcagTTACTGGTTTGGTTGAAATCAAGACATATTCAGAAGTGCAAGCCATACAGCAATCAGTGACCCAGAAGGTCTTTTCTATCTTGATCCATCTCAAGGCTCCAAAGTCCTTGGAGTCCGTGAGCTCCCGTGCACCTCTTGACCTTGTGACCGTGCTTGATGTCAGTGGCAGCATGAAAGGGGCCAAACTTGCGCTTCTCAAGAAGGCAATGGGCTTTGTCATCCAGACGCTTGGACCCAATGACCGGCTGTCTGTCATTGCCTTCTCATCTACGGCACGGAGGCTCTTCCCCCTTCGCCAAATGAACGTCAACGGACGAATGCAAGCCATGCAGGCTGTGAACTCCCTTGTTGATGGTGGCGGCACAAACATTTCTGATGGGCTAAAGAAGGGTGCTAAAGTCATTGAGCACCGTCGGCTGAAGAATTCTGTTTGCAGCATCATCCTTCTGTCAGATGGTCAAGACACATATTCAGTACCAACCTTTGACGACGGGGTTCAGACAAACCACAGCATGCTTGTTCCTCCCTCAATCCTGCCTGGAACAGGTAATCATGTGCAAATCCACACCTTTGGTTTCGGTGCAGATCATGACTCGGCTGCGATGCATGCTATTGCTGAGACATCTAGCGGCACATTCTCATTTATTGATGCTGAAGGCTCAATACAGAACGGATTTGCTCAGTGTATTGGTGGCCTCCTCAGTGTTGTGGTCAAGGAGATGCGGCTGGGCGTCGAGTGTGTAGACGAAGGCGTGGTACTTACCTCCATCAAGTCAGGCGGCTATGCAAGTGAAGTAGCCATGGATGGACGTAACGGGTCAGTCGATATCGGTGACCTGTATGCAGATGAAGAGAGGGGGTTTCTGATCACCCTACATGTCCCAGCTGCACAGGGGCAGCAGACTGTACTGATCAAACCAAGCTGTACATACCAAGATGCAGTTACAACAGAGAGCATTCAGGTACAGGGTGAAGAAGTGAGTGTTGAGCGTCCTGCATACTCTGTGGACTGCAAAATGTCTCCTGAGGTTGAGCGCGAGTGGCACCGTGTTCAAGCTATGGAGGACATGTCCGCTGCGCGGGCTGCAGCCGACGGAGGCGATTTCTCCCAGGCCGTGTCGATCCTCGAAGGCCGCACGAGGATCCTGGAGTCACAGGCAGCACAATCTTCAGACAGCCAATGCCTGGCGCTGATCACAGAGCTGAGGGAGATGCAGGAGAGGGTGGAGAGCCGGCGGAGGTATGACGAATCAGGAAGGGCCTTCATGCTGGCAGGCCTGAGCTCACACTCATGGCAGAGAGCCACGGCACGCGGCGACTCGACGGAGCTCAACACCCAAATTCACACCTACCAGACGCCGTCGATGGTCGACATGCTGCACCGCTCGCAGACTCTTGTGCCCGCCGTCGTCGAAATGCTGAACCGCTCCCCGACCGTTGCTCCTTCACGCGGCTCCGGCAGGTCGgtgaggtcgacaaaatctttctccGAGCGGCTGGCGTGA